ATCGCCTGGCCGTCGGGCGTCAACCAGTCCCGAGGGCAGGTGCCGACGAAGACACCAGCCCCGCTCGCGAGATGTGCTGGACGATGGAACGGCTTGTGGCGACCCAGCAATGCCCGGCGTACATCATCAACAGTGCCTTCAACATTCAGGCGTGGAACGCCCAAGCGGCAGCTTGGTTCCCATCGCTGCCGAGCGAGCCCAACCTGATGCGGTGGGCGTTCGGGCACCCGGCAGCTCAACGGCAGCTGGACCGGTGGGAGGAAGACTGGGCGCCGTCACTGCCGGCGCAGCTACGGATGGCTCACGCCCGCGAACGACAATGAATCGCTCACCCGGGTCATCCGGGATGTCATCGCCAGCAACGAGCAGGCGCGTTGGTGCTGGGAGAACAAGCCCGGCGTCACTGATCCAGGTCAGGTCTCACGGGGAGTTCGTATCCCTGACAGCGCCAGCCCGGTGATGGTAGAGGTGATCACCTGCTCACCGCTGGGCTACGCCGGCATGCAAATGGTCTGCATGGTGCCGGTTGATCCCGCGCAGGGCGGCACGTTCGTCTCCTCGATGAGCGCGCGGGCGGTTCCAACGTCGGGGAGTCGAGCCGCCTGACTAGGCTCGGGTGCACCGGAACGACGGTGCTCAGTCCCGGCATACTGGCCCGGTGATCGACAACGGATCGCCGGGCC
Above is a window of Micromonospora coriariae DNA encoding:
- a CDS encoding MmyB family transcriptional regulator codes for the protein MERLVATQQCPAYIINSAFNIQAWNAQAAAWFPSLPSEPNLMRWAFGHPAAQRQLDRWEEDWAPSLPAQLRMAHARERQ